From the Pungitius pungitius chromosome 6, fPunPun2.1, whole genome shotgun sequence genome, one window contains:
- the spire2 gene encoding protein spire homolog 2 isoform X3 translates to MARSTNRSADDGGSRGTAPTARGEARDLSEPRELSLEEVLKSYEQPINEEQAWAVCYQCCSGSRGPRPPAGRVIRVDDPSSILLQRDGTVSLRHEPRRNDDTDGPPPPPAAERQLVQSLGVAIYRALDWGLDDSEERELSPQLERLIERMAGGEQGGEGVCTAGKLTSDEGYSGQDEEDEEEEEREGAMRPVSTFRQVMALCASRLADPSLAPEHYQAVCRALFVETLELQTFLTKIRDAKEMLKKITKEDAVEDKSTAELDALKHTDWARLWVQLMKELRHGVKLKKVQEQPFNLLPTEFSFTPFEMLMQDIRTRKFQLRKVMVDGDIPTRVKRNAHELILDFIRSRPPLRPASERCLPPPPLQPQSLHEKVLAGIKQERKLRPVVVPSSRPFGSLPCLAQTCPCDVKSTSCIDLSLSEPKPASRPRILLKAPTLAEMEEMNISEEEESPDCGELRRTESSPTPLKRDRSFSEHDLALLRAEMLSSPSDAVQLDGAVRLRGERPRSRTLTGAGPPPYHRASYPVLGWVPPSPARLSLSSVDESTERSDTPSGSRAGDEHQLMEEFSHPVESLALTVDEVINVRRVLVKAEMEKFLPNKELYNNLKRGLLLLQGEIPSLLMAVYLLTV, encoded by the exons ATGGCCAGATCCACCAACAGAAGCGCCGATGACGGGGGCTCGCGGGGAACGGCCCCCACTGCACGCGGGGAGGCGCGCGACctgtccgagccccgggaactGTCTCTGGAAGAGGTGCTGAAGTCCTACGAGCAGCCCATCAACGAGGAGCAGGCGTGGGCGGTGTGCTACCAGTGCTGCAGCGGGTCGAGGGGGCCCCGCCCGCCCGCCGGGAGAGTCATCCGGGTGGACGACCCGTCCTCCATCCTCCTGCAGAGGGACGGAACCGTGTCACTGCGGCACGAGCCGCGACGCAACG atgACACCGatggacctcctcctccacctgctgcagagCGTCAG ctggtccaGTCGCTGGGCGTGGCCATCTACCGCGCTCTGGACTGGGGGCTGGATGACAGCGAGGAGCGGGAGCTCAGCCCCCAGCTGGAGCGCCTCATAGAGCGCATGGCCGGAGGGGAGCAGGGCGGGGAGGGCGTCTGCACCGCCGGCAAGCTCACCTCGGACGAAGGGTACAGCGgccaggacgaggaggacgaggaggaggaggagcgggagggagCCATGAGGCCGGTGTCCACCTTCCGCCAGGTGATGGCGCTGTGCGCGTCCCGGCTGGCCGACCCCAGCTTGGCGCCAGAACACTACCAGGCCGTCTGCAGGGCTCTGTTTGTGGAGACGCTGGAGCTGCAGACCTTCCTCACCAAGATCCGAGATGCCAAGGAG ATGCTGAAGAAGATTACCAAAGAGGATGCTGTGGAGGACAAGTCCACGGCTGAGCTGGACGCCCTGAAGCACACAGACTGG GCGCGTCTCTGGGTGCAGCTGATGAAGGAGCTCAGGCATGGTGTGAAGCTGAAGAAGGTCCAGGAGCAGCCGTTTAACCTGCTGCCCACCGAGTTCAGCTTCACGCCCTTCGAGATGCTGATGCAGGACATTCGCACCCGCAAGTTCCAGCTACGCAAAGTCATG GTGGACGGGGACATTCCCACCAGAGTGAAGAGAAACGCCCACGAATTAATCCTGGATTTCATCAGGTCAAGACCTCCTCTCAGACCA GCTTCGGAGCgctgcctcccccctccccccctgcagccgcagTCGCTTCACGAAAAGGTCCTGGCTGGGATCAAGCAGGAGCGGAAGCTCAGGCCGGTGGTGGTGCCCAGCTCCAGAC CATTCGGCTCTCTGCCCTGCCTGGCTCAGACTTGTCCTTGCGACGTCAAATCCACGTCGTGCATCGACCTGTCCCTGTCGGAACCAAAGCCGGCATCCCGCCCCCGCATCTTGCTCAAGGCCCCAACTCTGgccgagatggaggagatgaacaTATCTGAG gaggaggagtccCCAGACTGCGGGGAGCTGAGAAGGACGGAGAGCTCCCCCACCCCTCTGAAAAGAGACCGCTCCTTCTCGGAGCACGACCTGGCCTTGCTGCGCGCCGAGATGCTCTCCTCGCCCTCCGATGCGGTCCAGCTGGATGGGGCGGTCAGGTTGAGGGGGGAGAGGCCTCGGTCCAGGACGCTAACTGGGGCCGGACCGCCCCCTTATCACAGag CTTCTTACCCGGTTCTGGGCTGGGTGCCGCCCTCCCCGGCCCGCCTGTCTCTGAGCTCAGTCGACGAGAGCACGGAGAGGTCGGACACGCCGTCCGGCTCCAGAGCTGGAGACGAGCACCAGTTGATG GAGGAGTTTAGTCACCCGGTGGAGAGTCTCGCCTTGACGGTGGATGAGGTCATCAATGTGCGCCGAGTGCTGGTCAAAGCGGAGATGGAGAAGTTTCTTCCGAACAAAGAGCTTTACAATAACCTGAAGCGAG gtttgctgctgctgcaaggtGAAATTCCCTCTCTTCTCATGGCCGTCTACCTGCTTACTGTGTAA
- the LOC119196015 gene encoding cytosolic sulfotransferase 3-like isoform X1: protein MEEIDRDTLFDFHGVSMSKTFTDNWDEVQNFQARPEDILIATYPKAGTTWVCYMLDLLYFGRMGPQRETSIPIHKRVPFLEITKPSQPTGKDLADQLPTTPRLIKTHLPPQFVPKSFWEQNVRIINVFRNAKDSAVSYYHFCRMSKGMPEPGDWSTFLQNFMEGKVVYGSWHDHVKGWWEKKLTYPNIHHVFYEDLIQDTGREFDKLCCFLGLSCSAEEKERVTTGVRFDNMKQNQMVNYSTVQSLNQKLSPFMRKGKVGDWRNHFTVVQEEKFDEDYTRKMKNTTLQFRSDV, encoded by the exons ATGGAGGAGATAGATCGTGACACACTGTTTGACTTCCACGGAGTCTCCATGTCCAAAACCTTCACGGACAACTGGGACGAGGTGCAGAACTTCCAAGCGAGACCAGAGGACATTCTTATAGCTACTTATCCTAAAGCAG GTACGACGTGGGTCTGTTACATGCTGGATCTTCTGTATTTTGGGCGCATGGGTCCGCAGCGTGAGACGTCCATCCCTATTCATAAGAGAGTTCCATTCCTGGAGATAACCAAGCCGTCTCAACCCACAG GTAAAGACTTGGCAGACCAGCTTCCCACCACTCCTCGTCTCATCAAAACCCATCTACCACCTCAGTTTGTGCCAAAGTCTTTCTGGGAGCAGAACGTCAGG ATAATCAACGTGTTTCGTAATGCAAAGGACAGCGCGGTGTCCTACTACCATTTTTGCCGCATGAGCAAAGGCATGCCCGAACCTGGAGACTGGAGCACCTTTCTACAGAACTTCATGGAAGGAAAGG TGGTGTATGGATCCTGGCATGACCATGTGAAGGGCTGGTGGGAGAAGAAACTCACGTATCCGAATATTCACCACGTTTTCTATGAAGATCTGATTCAG GACACTGGACGAGAGTTCGATAAACTCTGTTGCTTCCTTGGTTTGTCTTGTTCTGCTGAGGAGAAGGAAAGAGTGACAACTGGAGTGAGGTTTgacaacatgaaacaaaacCAGATGGTGAATTATTCCACCGTCCAAAGTTTGAACCAAAAGTTGTCTCCTTTCATGAGAAAAG GGAAGGTCGGTGACTGGAGGAATCACTTCACTGTGGTCCAGGAGGAGAAGTTCGATGAGGACTACACACGGAAGATGAAGAATACTACACTGCAGTTTCGTTCTGATGTTTAG
- the LOC119196015 gene encoding cytosolic sulfotransferase 3-like isoform X2, protein MEEIDRDTLFDFHGVSMSKTFTDNWDEVQNFQARPEDILIATYPKAGKDLADQLPTTPRLIKTHLPPQFVPKSFWEQNVRIINVFRNAKDSAVSYYHFCRMSKGMPEPGDWSTFLQNFMEGKVVYGSWHDHVKGWWEKKLTYPNIHHVFYEDLIQDTGREFDKLCCFLGLSCSAEEKERVTTGVRFDNMKQNQMVNYSTVQSLNQKLSPFMRKGKVGDWRNHFTVVQEEKFDEDYTRKMKNTTLQFRSDV, encoded by the exons ATGGAGGAGATAGATCGTGACACACTGTTTGACTTCCACGGAGTCTCCATGTCCAAAACCTTCACGGACAACTGGGACGAGGTGCAGAACTTCCAAGCGAGACCAGAGGACATTCTTATAGCTACTTATCCTAAAGCAG GTAAAGACTTGGCAGACCAGCTTCCCACCACTCCTCGTCTCATCAAAACCCATCTACCACCTCAGTTTGTGCCAAAGTCTTTCTGGGAGCAGAACGTCAGG ATAATCAACGTGTTTCGTAATGCAAAGGACAGCGCGGTGTCCTACTACCATTTTTGCCGCATGAGCAAAGGCATGCCCGAACCTGGAGACTGGAGCACCTTTCTACAGAACTTCATGGAAGGAAAGG TGGTGTATGGATCCTGGCATGACCATGTGAAGGGCTGGTGGGAGAAGAAACTCACGTATCCGAATATTCACCACGTTTTCTATGAAGATCTGATTCAG GACACTGGACGAGAGTTCGATAAACTCTGTTGCTTCCTTGGTTTGTCTTGTTCTGCTGAGGAGAAGGAAAGAGTGACAACTGGAGTGAGGTTTgacaacatgaaacaaaacCAGATGGTGAATTATTCCACCGTCCAAAGTTTGAACCAAAAGTTGTCTCCTTTCATGAGAAAAG GGAAGGTCGGTGACTGGAGGAATCACTTCACTGTGGTCCAGGAGGAGAAGTTCGATGAGGACTACACACGGAAGATGAAGAATACTACACTGCAGTTTCGTTCTGATGTTTAG
- the chst6 gene encoding carbohydrate sulfotransferase 6: MLRCRVNLSTMIFLVILQGAAVVLFCGWYVQLSPCGSAPPNDKVHVLLLSSWRSGSSFVGQVFSQHPSVFYLMEPAWHVWTSIQKHGARVLRMAVRDLLRSVFQCDFSVMEAYLSEKNQVSSLFMWSHSRALCSPPACPLTPRGQFSNQTQCIKACGTRGLQAVEEACGTYSHVVLKEVRFFELESLYPLLQDPSLDLRIIHLVRDPRAVVRSREELAKAFNSDSAIVLEQKSIPAAEVQYQVMQEICRSHVRINERAMLKPPPFLKGRYKMIRYEDLVRNPLEEITAMYEFVGLETTSQLGEWIYRVTHGKGRGSKKEAFDITSRNAADVSQAWRTTLPHNKVRRIQEVCKDAMSLLGYGTVNSEKEQKRLDIDLLVPREPYQFSWLPDKTERPSDG; the protein is encoded by the coding sequence ATGCTGCGCTGCCGGGTGAACCTCAGCACCATGATCTTCCTGGTCATCCTGCAGGGGGCAGCGGTGGTCCTATTCTGCGGCTGGTATGTCCAGCTCAGTCCCTGCGGCTCTGCTCCCCCCAACGACAAAGTTCACGTGCTGTTGCTGTCCTCGTGGCGATCAGGCTCCTCCTTTGTGGGTCAGGTGTTCAGCCAGCACCCGTCTgtcttctatctgatggagCCGGCGTGGCATGTGTGGACCAGTATCCAGAAACATGGTGCGCGGGTCCTCCGAATGGCAGTAAGGGACCTGTTGCGAAGCGTATTTCAGTGTGACTTTTCCGTGATGGAGGCCTACCTGTCAGAGAAGAACCAGGTGTCCTCCTTGTTTATGTGGAGTCACAGCAGAGCACTGTGCTCCCCGCCGGCCTGTCCTCTGACGCCACGCGGCCAATTCAGCAACCAGACTCAGTGCATCAAGGCATGTGGTACCCGTGGCCTGCAGGCGGTGGAGGAGGCTTGTGGCACCTACAGTCATGTGGTACTGAAAGAAGTGAGATTCTTTGAGCTGGAATCCCTATACCCGCTCTTGCAGGACCCAAGCCTAGATCTCCGCATCATCCACTTAGTCCGAGACCCTCGGGCTGTGGTTCGCTCCAGAGAGGAGTTAGCCAAAGCCTTCAATAGCGATAGTGCCATCGTCTTGGAGCAGAAAAGCATACCAGCGGCTGAGGTGCAGTATCAAGTCATGCAGGAGATCTGCCGAAGCCACGTCCGCATTAATGAGAGGGCCATGCTGAAGCCCCCTCCATTTCTAAAAGGCCGTTACAAGATGATCCGCTATGAGGACTTGGTGCGCAACCCACTTGAGGAGATAACTGCCATGTACGAGTTTGTGGGTCTGGAGACGACCAGCCAGTTGGGGGAATGGATCTACCGGGTGACTCATGGGAAAGGCAGAGGCTCCAAGAAAGAGGCCTTCGATATCACCTCGCGGAACGCCGCCGACGTCTCCCAGGCTTGGCGTACCACGCTGCCACACAACAAAGTCAGACGCATCCAGGAGGTGTGCAAAGATGCCATGTCGTTGCTCGGTTACGGGACAGTTAACAGCGAAAAAGAACAGAAGCGACTCGACATTGATCTACTGGTACCACGGGAACCGTACCAGTTCAGCTGGCTACCAGATAAAACCGAGCGTCCTAGTGATGGTtaa